The proteins below are encoded in one region of Limnochorda pilosa:
- a CDS encoding ABC transporter ATP-binding protein — MTGTRLELTDVHAGYPGRPVLRGVSLAVREGEFLGLIGPNGVGKTTLLRVAAGLLVPDRGHARLGGRPVQGIPRRELARQVAVVGQAAPASFGLTAWEVVLLGRLPHLRRFQREGPRDLQAAAEAMRLTGTEKLRDRRVDRLSGGEAQRVQLTRALAQEPEILLLDEPTAHLDIGHQVEFLDLLLRLNRERRLTIVASLHDLNLAAQYCRRLVLLEGGRVRAAGTPEEVLTEPILASTYGTPVRLGRHPVQGTPAVHLLARYQAPKEAVFP, encoded by the coding sequence GTGACCGGGACGAGGCTGGAGCTGACCGACGTCCACGCCGGCTACCCCGGCCGTCCGGTGCTGCGGGGCGTGAGCCTCGCGGTGCGGGAGGGGGAGTTCCTGGGGCTGATCGGGCCCAACGGTGTCGGGAAGACCACGCTCTTGCGGGTGGCGGCGGGCCTCCTCGTCCCCGACCGAGGGCACGCAAGGCTGGGCGGTCGTCCGGTTCAGGGCATCCCCAGGCGGGAGCTGGCCCGGCAGGTGGCGGTGGTGGGGCAGGCTGCGCCGGCCTCTTTCGGCCTGACCGCCTGGGAGGTGGTCCTCCTGGGCCGCCTTCCCCACCTGAGACGCTTCCAGAGGGAGGGCCCCCGCGACCTCCAGGCCGCCGCGGAGGCCATGCGCCTCACGGGAACGGAGAAGCTACGCGACCGCCGGGTCGACCGGCTCTCGGGCGGCGAGGCCCAGCGGGTGCAGCTCACACGCGCCCTGGCCCAGGAACCGGAGATCCTCCTGCTGGACGAGCCCACGGCGCACCTGGACATCGGCCACCAGGTGGAGTTCCTGGACCTGCTCCTGCGGCTCAACCGGGAGCGCCGGCTCACGATCGTGGCCTCTCTCCACGACCTCAACCTGGCGGCCCAGTACTGCCGCCGTCTGGTCCTCCTGGAGGGGGGCCGCGTCCGGGCGGCGGGGACCCCCGAAGAGGTCCTGACCGAACCGATCCTGGCCTCCACCTACGGAACCCCCGTCCGGCTGGGGAGGCATCCCGTTCAGGGAACGCCGGCCGTTCACCTGCTCGCACGTTATCAGGCACCGAAGGAGGCGGTCTTCCCGTGA
- a CDS encoding DUF3307 domain-containing protein, translated as MIPFWQFLTAHVVGDFVFQSERMVAGKRDGSWGAFLAHGGVHLATLAVITWPFLSGRLVLAWGVVVAAHLVLDGLKEAAGRQFRSLAGAVWLFLVDQIVHVVIVLQVLLWLGPFPADGPLLWTVLGTEGARLWAPWLLSSRTWQVAAIYGYTLAAAAILIRLVLQAAGLEGGRPSQAGITRAGTWIGILERGLILSLLLVRAEAAVGFVLAAKSIARFKELEERAFAEYYLVGTLLSAGIALLGFLALR; from the coding sequence GTGATTCCCTTCTGGCAGTTCCTCACGGCGCACGTGGTCGGAGACTTCGTCTTCCAATCGGAGCGCATGGTCGCGGGCAAGCGTGACGGATCATGGGGGGCTTTCCTGGCCCACGGCGGGGTGCACCTGGCGACCCTGGCGGTGATCACCTGGCCGTTCCTCTCCGGACGGCTGGTCCTGGCCTGGGGGGTCGTCGTCGCAGCCCACCTGGTGCTCGACGGGCTGAAGGAGGCCGCCGGCCGGCAGTTCCGCTCGCTCGCCGGTGCCGTCTGGCTCTTCCTGGTCGACCAGATCGTGCACGTCGTGATCGTCCTTCAGGTCCTCCTCTGGCTCGGGCCCTTTCCGGCCGACGGCCCCCTCCTGTGGACCGTGCTGGGGACCGAAGGCGCCCGCCTGTGGGCGCCATGGCTTCTCTCCTCCCGTACCTGGCAGGTGGCGGCCATCTACGGCTACACGCTGGCGGCCGCAGCCATCCTGATCCGGCTGGTGCTGCAGGCGGCGGGGCTCGAGGGTGGGCGGCCCTCCCAGGCGGGAATCACCAGAGCCGGAACGTGGATCGGCATCCTGGAGCGGGGGCTCATCCTCAGCCTTCTCCTGGTTCGGGCCGAGGCGGCCGTGGGCTTCGTGCTCGCGGCCAAGTCCATCGCCCGATTCAAGGAGCTGGAGGAGCGGGCCTTCGCCGAGTATTATCTGGTGGGCACACTCCTCAGCGCCGGTATCGCCCTCCTGGGCTTCCTGGCCTTGCGGTAG
- a CDS encoding SatD family protein yields the protein MGDDGHHPEWLALIADVVGSRRLPDRERAQREIEGVLEQVNREAVGSLRSPLGLIRGDEIQGVLRPDGDPLAWVRRLRYRLVQLQPPVRLRVGLGLGEVATAFEGRHTWELDGPAFHRSREALEAARAARGPATLLRSGRRDLDEGVNALLGLLDALVGRWTAEQWEAIAAYEDAGTYQRAAGRLGIAFQNVQKRCAAAHWNEVRAAEAYLDQLLARTTREAGR from the coding sequence ATGGGCGACGATGGGCACCACCCGGAATGGCTGGCCCTCATCGCGGACGTGGTCGGCTCGCGCCGCCTGCCGGACCGGGAGCGCGCCCAGCGGGAGATCGAAGGGGTGCTGGAGCAGGTGAACCGAGAGGCCGTGGGTTCCCTGCGAAGCCCCCTGGGGCTCATCCGCGGCGACGAGATCCAGGGGGTGCTGCGGCCGGACGGAGACCCCCTGGCCTGGGTCCGCCGGCTCCGATACCGGCTCGTGCAGCTCCAGCCCCCGGTGCGGCTGCGGGTGGGGCTGGGTCTGGGGGAGGTGGCCACCGCCTTCGAGGGCCGGCACACATGGGAGCTTGACGGCCCTGCCTTCCACCGAAGCCGGGAGGCGCTCGAGGCGGCCCGGGCGGCCAGAGGACCGGCGACCCTCCTCCGATCGGGTCGCAGGGACCTGGACGAGGGCGTGAATGCCCTCCTCGGGCTGCTGGACGCGCTCGTCGGCAGGTGGACGGCCGAGCAGTGGGAGGCCATCGCCGCCTATGAGGACGCCGGAACCTACCAGCGGGCTGCCGGCCGGCTCGGCATCGCGTTCCAGAACGTCCAGAAGCGTTGCGCCGCCGCCCACTGGAACGAGGTTCGGGCGGCCGAGGCGTACCTCGACCAGCTCCTGGCGCGGACGACCCGGGAGGCCGGGCGGTAG
- the cobO gene encoding cob(I)yrinic acid a,c-diamide adenosyltransferase has protein sequence MRKGLVIVHTGDGKGKTTAALGILLRAWGRGMKVVMLQFLKHRNARFGELRAAERMGVEVIPLGDGFTWTSRDPGKNQALARAGWERCRDRILAPEGAHDVIILDELTYPLIYGWLELDEVLETLRRRPPMRHVIITGRQAPQPLLDFADLVTEMRLVKHPYSEQGIRAQPGIEF, from the coding sequence ATGAGGAAGGGCCTGGTGATCGTCCACACAGGAGACGGGAAGGGCAAGACCACTGCCGCCTTGGGCATCCTCCTCCGCGCCTGGGGTCGTGGTATGAAGGTGGTGATGCTCCAGTTCCTGAAGCACCGGAACGCCCGCTTCGGCGAGCTGCGGGCCGCGGAGCGGATGGGGGTGGAGGTGATCCCGTTGGGGGACGGCTTCACGTGGACCTCTCGGGATCCGGGGAAGAACCAGGCGCTGGCCAGGGCCGGCTGGGAGCGGTGCAGGGACCGGATCCTCGCGCCTGAGGGCGCCCACGACGTCATCATCCTCGACGAGCTGACCTACCCGCTGATCTACGGGTGGCTGGAGCTGGACGAGGTCCTGGAGACGCTCCGCCGCCGGCCGCCCATGCGCCACGTGATCATCACCGGCCGCCAGGCCCCCCAGCCCCTGCTGGACTTCGCCGACCTGGTGACCGAGATGCGGCTGGTGAAGCATCCCTACTCCGAGCAGGGGATCCGGGCTCAGCCGGGGATCGAGTTCTGA
- the cobT gene encoding nicotinate-nucleotide--dimethylbenzimidazole phosphoribosyltransferase: protein MPADVLARRTSPGDAHVNGEWQALLSTGVPPLNRRAARDAYVRLCRLTKPRGSLGRLEAVVVRLAAITGEPLPRVEPASILVFAGDHGVALRGVSAYPPEVTGQMLENFRSGGAAISVLARRLGAELTVVDAGVRKAPAVSGVLRRSLGEGTQDITLGPAMDRATALASIAVGWEVAKEALDRGARLLVPGEMGIGNTTAAAAVASALTGLSPRLLVGRGTGLGQEGLQRKRAAVEAALAANRPDPADALDVLARVGGFELGGIAGAFLAAAFHRRPALVDGFIASAAALLAERLAPGARRFWIAGHRSAERGHRRVLRALRLRPLLELGLRLGEGTGAALALELVSAACTLQREMATFDEAGVSDREESGPG from the coding sequence ATGCCTGCCGACGTTCTTGCGAGGAGGACCTCTCCCGGTGATGCTCACGTGAACGGCGAATGGCAAGCCCTTCTTTCCACTGGGGTGCCACCCTTGAACAGACGAGCGGCCCGGGACGCATACGTTCGTCTCTGCCGCCTCACCAAGCCCCGGGGGAGCCTCGGGCGCCTGGAGGCGGTGGTCGTCCGGCTGGCCGCGATCACGGGCGAGCCCCTGCCCCGGGTCGAGCCGGCATCCATCCTGGTCTTCGCGGGCGACCACGGGGTCGCCCTCAGGGGGGTGAGCGCCTATCCCCCTGAGGTGACCGGGCAGATGCTGGAGAACTTCCGGTCCGGCGGCGCAGCCATCTCGGTGCTGGCCCGGCGGCTGGGCGCCGAGCTGACCGTGGTCGACGCCGGTGTCCGGAAGGCCCCGGCGGTCTCCGGGGTCCTCCGGCGCTCCCTGGGCGAGGGCACGCAGGACATCACGCTCGGGCCTGCCATGGATCGGGCCACCGCCCTCGCGTCGATCGCCGTGGGGTGGGAGGTGGCGAAGGAGGCGCTCGACCGCGGCGCGCGGTTGCTCGTTCCCGGCGAGATGGGGATCGGGAACACCACCGCCGCGGCTGCGGTGGCCAGCGCTCTGACGGGCCTGTCCCCCCGCCTCCTGGTGGGGAGGGGGACGGGCCTCGGCCAGGAGGGCCTCCAGCGGAAGCGCGCCGCCGTCGAGGCCGCCCTCGCCGCCAACCGCCCCGACCCGGCCGACGCGCTGGACGTGCTGGCCCGGGTGGGCGGGTTCGAGCTGGGCGGGATAGCCGGCGCCTTCCTCGCTGCGGCCTTCCACCGCCGCCCGGCGCTGGTGGACGGCTTCATCGCCTCAGCGGCCGCCCTGCTGGCGGAGCGTCTGGCCCCGGGGGCCCGCCGCTTCTGGATCGCCGGACACCGCTCGGCGGAGCGCGGGCACCGGCGCGTCCTCCGAGCCCTCCGCCTCCGGCCGCTGCTCGAGCTGGGCCTTCGCCTGGGCGAGGGCACGGGGGCCGCGCTCGCCCTGGAGCTCGTCTCGGCCGCGTGCACCCTCCAGCGGGAGATGGCGACCTTCGACGAGGCCGGCGTCTCCGACCGGGAGGAATCCGGCCCCGGCTGA
- a CDS encoding peroxiredoxin has protein sequence MVPESSTVERVGLPVLGKPAPDFEANTTQGRFRLADFRGSWLVLFSHPADFTPVCTTEFMAFARKYDAFQERGVQLLGLSVDSVPSHIAWTRNVEEKTGVKIPFPIIADLDRKVAQAYGMFQEGESSTETVRCVFVIDAESVLRAMIYYPLNVGRNVDEVLRLVDALQTASKHGVATPANWRPGEKVVVPAPTTQEGAVERLQEGLESVDWYLSFKEL, from the coding sequence TTGGTCCCTGAGAGCAGCACGGTCGAACGCGTTGGACTTCCCGTCCTTGGCAAGCCGGCCCCGGACTTCGAGGCGAACACCACGCAGGGACGGTTCCGCCTGGCCGACTTCCGAGGGAGCTGGCTCGTGCTCTTCTCTCACCCCGCCGACTTCACGCCCGTCTGCACCACGGAGTTCATGGCCTTCGCTCGCAAGTACGACGCTTTCCAGGAGCGCGGCGTCCAACTGCTGGGGCTCTCGGTGGACAGCGTTCCTTCACACATCGCCTGGACCCGCAACGTCGAGGAGAAGACCGGGGTGAAGATCCCCTTCCCCATCATCGCCGACCTGGACCGGAAGGTGGCCCAAGCGTACGGGATGTTCCAGGAGGGGGAGAGCAGCACCGAGACCGTCCGCTGTGTCTTCGTCATCGACGCCGAAAGCGTGTTGCGGGCCATGATCTACTACCCGCTCAACGTGGGTCGCAACGTGGACGAGGTCCTTCGGCTGGTCGATGCGCTCCAGACGGCGTCCAAGCACGGCGTGGCCACCCCGGCCAACTGGAGGCCGGGCGAGAAGGTGGTCGTCCCCGCCCCCACCACCCAGGAGGGTGCGGTCGAGCGGCTGCAGGAAGGCCTCGAGAGCGTCGACTGGTATCTGTCCTTCAAGGAGCTCTGA
- a CDS encoding FecCD family ABC transporter permease — MDAVPARMEVGAPARVARRRPGTLLMLTAAWVAVAFLALWVGSVRLPPAEVVHTLLERLPGVGGLLEGSSVPASHQVILWQIRLPRILLAGGVGAVLAFSGAVLQGLFRNPMADPFVLGLSGGAAAGAVASLAMGVGFRPVLSFLPFPALPLFAFAGGLGSVILVYSLALEWGRARLESLLLSGLAVGAVMSAVVSLLLLFSGEDAHKAIFWLMGSLGAASWERIRAVLPYLVLGGLGVLPYLRELNALLLGEEPAAHLGVEVERVRRRLIGATALMTAAAVSVSGVIGFVGLITPHVVRLLLGPDHRRLVPASALAGAILLTLTDTVARTLLAPVEIPVGALTALMGGPFFLALLRRRRESFFGGST; from the coding sequence ATGGACGCCGTCCCCGCGCGGATGGAGGTGGGCGCTCCGGCCCGGGTCGCCCGGCGGAGGCCGGGGACCCTCCTCATGCTCACCGCGGCCTGGGTGGCCGTCGCCTTCCTGGCGCTCTGGGTGGGCTCGGTCCGCCTTCCCCCCGCGGAGGTGGTCCACACCCTCTTGGAGCGTCTCCCCGGGGTGGGCGGGCTGCTGGAAGGATCCAGCGTTCCGGCATCCCACCAGGTGATCCTCTGGCAGATCCGGCTTCCCCGGATCCTCCTGGCCGGAGGGGTGGGAGCCGTCCTGGCCTTCTCGGGCGCCGTCCTCCAGGGGCTCTTCCGCAACCCCATGGCGGACCCCTTCGTCCTGGGTCTCTCGGGCGGCGCCGCGGCAGGGGCGGTGGCCTCCCTGGCCATGGGCGTCGGCTTCCGCCCGGTCCTCAGCTTCCTGCCGTTCCCGGCCCTGCCCCTCTTCGCGTTTGCCGGGGGCCTCGGCTCGGTGATCCTGGTCTACTCCCTGGCCCTGGAGTGGGGACGCGCCCGCCTGGAGTCGCTCCTCCTGTCGGGCCTGGCCGTCGGAGCAGTCATGTCGGCCGTGGTCTCGCTCCTCCTCCTCTTCAGCGGGGAGGATGCCCACAAGGCGATCTTCTGGCTGATGGGCAGCCTGGGGGCGGCGAGCTGGGAGCGGATCCGGGCCGTCCTCCCCTACCTCGTCCTCGGCGGACTGGGCGTCCTGCCGTACCTCCGGGAGCTGAACGCGCTCCTCCTGGGCGAGGAGCCGGCCGCCCACCTGGGCGTGGAGGTGGAACGGGTGCGGCGCCGGCTCATCGGCGCCACCGCGCTGATGACCGCCGCGGCGGTCTCGGTCAGCGGGGTGATCGGCTTCGTGGGCCTCATCACCCCCCACGTGGTCCGGCTCCTGCTCGGCCCCGACCACCGCCGCCTGGTCCCCGCCTCCGCGCTGGCGGGAGCGATCCTGCTCACGCTCACGGACACCGTCGCCCGGACCCTGCTCGCCCCGGTGGAGATCCCCGTCGGTGCGCTGACGGCCCTGATGGGCGGGCCCTTCTTCCTCGCGCTCCTGCGCCGGCGGCGGGAGAGCTTCTTCGGGGGGAGTACCTGA
- a CDS encoding ABC transporter substrate-binding protein — MRHPRRTRMAQRPHPRALLGMLATLLLVALLLPSPAVVAEDPSAYPFTFTDDSGRAVTLEAPPRRVVSLGPSNTEILYAIGAGDRLVGVDVYSDYPPEVEGLPKVGQLLEPDFERIVALRPDLVLLINLSQEHQERLRALGLNAAHINAATLADVYDRILLLGRALDREDEARRVVEEMQRRIEAVRRRVASVPPADRPRVFYEVWPDPLMTAGPGSFIHDVIELAGGENVAADAPAPWPAFSLESLVERAPQVILTPFAESVQALREDGRPGWSGFPAVRAGRIHLVDQDVVGRPGPRVAQAVEELAALFYPERFGREEAP; from the coding sequence GTGAGACACCCACGTCGAACCCGGATGGCCCAGCGCCCCCACCCTCGGGCGCTCCTTGGAATGCTCGCGACCCTGCTCCTCGTCGCCCTCCTGCTCCCCTCCCCGGCGGTCGTGGCCGAGGACCCGAGCGCCTACCCCTTCACCTTCACCGACGACTCCGGCCGCGCCGTCACCTTGGAGGCGCCACCTCGGCGGGTCGTCTCCCTCGGCCCCTCCAACACGGAGATCCTCTACGCCATCGGCGCGGGGGATCGCCTCGTGGGGGTGGACGTGTACAGCGACTACCCGCCCGAGGTCGAGGGCCTGCCGAAGGTGGGCCAGCTCCTGGAGCCCGACTTCGAGCGGATCGTGGCCCTCCGGCCCGACCTGGTCCTCCTGATCAACCTCTCTCAAGAGCACCAGGAGCGGCTCCGAGCGTTGGGTCTCAACGCGGCCCACATCAACGCGGCCACCCTGGCGGACGTGTACGACCGGATCCTGCTCCTGGGGCGGGCCCTGGACCGGGAGGACGAGGCGAGGCGGGTAGTGGAGGAGATGCAGCGCCGTATCGAGGCAGTGCGGCGGCGGGTCGCCTCGGTGCCCCCGGCCGACCGCCCCAGGGTCTTCTACGAGGTCTGGCCCGACCCGCTCATGACCGCCGGGCCGGGAAGCTTCATCCACGACGTGATCGAGCTCGCGGGAGGCGAGAACGTGGCCGCCGACGCGCCCGCGCCCTGGCCCGCGTTCAGCCTGGAGAGCCTGGTGGAGCGGGCGCCCCAGGTGATCCTGACGCCCTTCGCGGAGAGCGTGCAGGCCCTGCGGGAGGACGGCCGGCCGGGCTGGTCCGGCTTCCCGGCGGTCCGGGCGGGCCGGATCCACCTGGTAGACCAGGACGTGGTGGGCCGGCCGGGGCCGCGCGTCGCCCAGGCGGTGGAGGAGCTGGCCGCCCTCTTCTACCCCGAGCGCTTCGGCCGGGAGGAGGCGCCCTGA
- a CDS encoding DNA-methyltransferase has translation MRSSDRAFVRADNLDVLRELPDGAFDLVYLDPPFNSNRRYGLDRGQPDRAFRRGRRADGPWGLAFDDAWRWDEETAAGFHGLLQRLPPGPRELLATLRQALGAGDLLAYLAMMVPRLVELHRVLAPTGSLYLHCDPQASHYLKLFLDSIFGADRFRREIVWRSGWVSGFKSRVPNWVRNHDTLLYYTRGPRFVFNKEAAYQPHPEGYQRRGGGANPRGVALDDVWTDIYSPWIMSFSKEKLGYPTQKPMALMERIVRVSTRPGMRVLDPFAGGGAALVAAEAMGRRWLGIDSTHLATAMIRYRMLWRFGLDRSRFPVHGEPHDLSAARALARNDPLQFGWWTLSLVHARPLGAGRTQEPGAGPRIEGALPASAGVLDDETPPALAPGSAAEIPWGMEGGPPWTLVIVQAVLRPADLPDLVQRARELGAQRVLATALELPAGATAAAGAVAGQGRFGWAAPEDGVQLVTLEDLLRRDLTPALIQRPLPQLHLTPQPQGPRGRKGRRAGPT, from the coding sequence ATGCGCTCATCCGACCGAGCGTTCGTTCGAGCCGACAACCTGGACGTGCTGCGGGAGCTTCCCGACGGCGCGTTCGACCTCGTCTACCTGGACCCGCCCTTCAACTCCAACCGGCGGTACGGGCTGGACCGCGGTCAACCGGATCGGGCGTTCCGCCGTGGCCGCCGCGCCGATGGTCCCTGGGGCCTGGCCTTCGACGACGCCTGGCGCTGGGACGAGGAGACGGCTGCCGGTTTTCACGGGCTGCTGCAACGGCTCCCCCCCGGTCCCCGGGAGCTCCTGGCCACCCTCCGCCAGGCTCTTGGCGCGGGCGACCTCCTGGCCTACCTGGCCATGATGGTCCCCCGTCTCGTGGAGCTCCACCGGGTCCTGGCACCCACGGGCTCCCTCTACCTCCACTGCGATCCCCAGGCCAGCCACTACCTGAAGCTTTTCCTGGACTCCATCTTCGGCGCCGATCGCTTCCGGCGCGAAATCGTCTGGCGAAGCGGCTGGGTGAGCGGATTCAAGAGCCGCGTGCCGAACTGGGTTCGCAACCACGACACCCTCCTCTACTACACGCGGGGGCCCCGCTTCGTCTTCAACAAGGAGGCCGCCTACCAGCCCCACCCTGAGGGCTACCAAAGGCGGGGTGGGGGTGCGAACCCGCGGGGCGTGGCCCTGGACGACGTCTGGACCGACATCTACTCCCCGTGGATCATGAGCTTCAGCAAGGAGAAGCTGGGCTATCCCACCCAGAAGCCCATGGCTCTCATGGAGCGGATCGTACGCGTCTCCACGAGACCCGGCATGCGCGTCCTCGACCCCTTCGCCGGCGGGGGCGCGGCGCTGGTCGCCGCTGAGGCCATGGGACGGCGCTGGCTGGGCATCGACTCCACCCACCTGGCCACGGCCATGATCCGCTACCGGATGCTCTGGCGCTTCGGGCTGGATCGGAGTCGCTTCCCCGTGCACGGGGAACCCCACGACCTCAGCGCCGCGCGGGCCCTGGCCCGGAACGACCCGCTTCAGTTCGGCTGGTGGACCCTCTCCCTCGTCCACGCCCGGCCCTTGGGGGCGGGGAGGACGCAGGAGCCAGGAGCGGGTCCGCGCATCGAGGGTGCGCTGCCAGCGAGCGCAGGGGTTCTCGACGACGAGACCCCGCCGGCGCTCGCCCCCGGCTCCGCCGCCGAGATTCCGTGGGGGATGGAAGGCGGCCCGCCGTGGACGCTGGTGATCGTCCAGGCGGTACTACGGCCTGCGGACCTCCCGGACCTGGTCCAGAGGGCCCGGGAACTGGGGGCCCAGCGGGTGCTGGCCACGGCCCTCGAGCTGCCCGCAGGCGCCACCGCGGCGGCCGGGGCCGTGGCGGGTCAGGGACGCTTCGGGTGGGCAGCGCCGGAGGATGGGGTCCAGCTTGTGACCCTTGAGGACCTGCTCCGCCGCGACCTCACCCCGGCCCTGATCCAGCGGCCGCTGCCCCAGCTCCACCTTACACCGCAGCCCCAGGGCCCCCGCGGCCGTAAGGGCCGCCGCGCCGGGCCAACCTGA
- a CDS encoding SPL family radical SAM protein yields the protein MARSRVQYVEILAASALNRVQAPGMPFRWSLNPYRGCSHGCAYCYARVTHTYLDLSAGDAFSTRILIKRNMPELLEQELSKPSWQREWVALGTATDAYQPAEGRYRITRAILESLLAHRTPVTLVTKSPLVLRDLDLLAELHRAAGVRVSISLVSLDRGLLRAVEPGAPPPSARLEALRRLNEGGVPAGLMLAPMLPGLTDGIASLSAVVQAAHRAGAASLGYQVLRLCEGAREVYLERLAELLPDLEAATRKLYRSGDYAPRSYQAAIGQRLRAILRRYPIPGPHTVYPAPTLYGGSQVHRPAPGSEARRGERRQGEVPLAVAGARADSRRPVQTVLAW from the coding sequence ATGGCACGGTCCCGCGTTCAGTACGTCGAGATCCTGGCGGCCAGCGCCCTCAACCGTGTCCAGGCGCCGGGCATGCCCTTCCGCTGGTCCCTGAACCCTTATAGGGGCTGTTCTCACGGATGCGCTTACTGCTATGCGAGGGTCACGCACACGTACCTGGACCTCTCGGCCGGGGACGCGTTCTCCACGCGGATCCTGATCAAGCGGAACATGCCGGAGCTGCTGGAGCAGGAGCTCTCGAAGCCTTCCTGGCAGCGGGAGTGGGTCGCCCTCGGCACCGCCACCGACGCCTATCAGCCCGCGGAGGGACGCTACCGCATCACCCGGGCGATCCTGGAGAGCCTCCTGGCTCATCGCACCCCCGTCACCCTGGTGACCAAGTCGCCCCTGGTCCTGCGGGACCTGGATCTCCTGGCCGAGCTGCACCGGGCGGCGGGCGTTCGGGTAAGCATCAGCCTCGTCAGCCTCGACCGGGGTCTCCTCCGCGCCGTGGAGCCCGGGGCGCCTCCACCCTCCGCCCGCCTCGAAGCCCTGCGGCGCCTGAACGAGGGCGGCGTGCCCGCTGGGTTGATGCTGGCTCCCATGCTCCCGGGGCTCACCGATGGTATCGCCAGCCTCTCCGCGGTGGTTCAGGCAGCGCACCGGGCAGGCGCCGCCTCCCTGGGGTACCAGGTGCTCCGGCTCTGCGAGGGGGCCCGCGAGGTCTACCTCGAGCGCCTCGCCGAGCTCCTCCCCGACCTGGAAGCTGCTACCCGCAAGCTCTACCGCTCGGGCGACTACGCTCCCCGCTCCTACCAGGCAGCCATCGGGCAGCGGCTGAGAGCCATCCTCCGACGGTACCCCATCCCCGGACCGCACACCGTCTACCCGGCGCCCACCCTGTATGGAGGAAGCCAGGTCCACCGCCCTGCGCCCGGCTCGGAAGCGCGCCGGGGCGAGCGGAGGCAAGGGGAGGTGCCCCTGGCAGTCGCAGGGGCCCGTGCCGACAGCAGGCGCCCTGTACAGACTGTGCTGGCCTGGTGA
- a CDS encoding RDD family protein: MHDELDPSERERTHGPRSRGLDDPPKADLIRRFVAAVLDGVVAGVLNLAIPLLGGLLGAAYILFKDALPYEVTRNRAYANQSIGKRAAGLEVALLEGHGPMSWGLSAQRNWPLAIGAVLGAIPLAGWVLGPVLGSLIGLVEALLIVIDPDGRRLGDRMAETQVVPATRRRMVA; the protein is encoded by the coding sequence ATGCACGACGAGCTCGACCCATCGGAGCGGGAGAGAACGCACGGACCTCGATCGCGGGGGCTTGACGACCCTCCCAAGGCGGACCTGATCCGCCGCTTCGTCGCAGCGGTACTGGACGGCGTCGTAGCCGGAGTCCTCAACCTCGCGATCCCGCTGCTCGGCGGCCTCCTCGGCGCGGCCTACATCCTCTTCAAGGACGCCCTGCCCTACGAGGTCACCCGCAACCGGGCCTATGCCAACCAGAGCATCGGCAAGCGGGCGGCCGGACTGGAAGTCGCTCTCCTGGAGGGCCACGGTCCCATGTCCTGGGGGCTCTCTGCCCAGCGGAACTGGCCGCTGGCCATCGGTGCCGTCCTCGGGGCCATTCCCCTGGCGGGGTGGGTCCTGGGTCCGGTGCTGGGCTCACTCATCGGGCTCGTGGAAGCGCTCCTGATCGTGATCGATCCCGACGGCCGGCGCCTGGGCGACCGGATGGCCGAGACCCAGGTGGTCCCCGCCACCCGCCGCCGGATGGTTGCGTAG